Proteins encoded together in one Lysinibacillus sp. FSL K6-0232 window:
- the rlmB gene encoding 23S rRNA (guanosine(2251)-2'-O)-methyltransferase RlmB yields the protein MVEQNGEIIAGKNPVLEALRSGRDMNKVWIAEGVKKSGINELLDLARERGIVVQFVPKKKVDQLSSANHQGIVAAVAAYKYAELEDLFAAAAKKQEDPFFLILDELEDPHNLGSIMRTADAIGVHGIIIPKRRSVSLTAVVAKASTGAIEHVPVVRVNNLAQTVDELKERGIWIAGTDAKGSVDYRKMDATLPLAIIIGSEGKGMGRLLKEKCDFLYHLPMIGHVTSLNASVAAALLMYEVYRKRQEANE from the coding sequence ATGGTAGAACAAAATGGCGAAATAATTGCTGGTAAAAATCCAGTGCTAGAAGCACTTCGTTCAGGTCGCGATATGAATAAAGTATGGATTGCAGAAGGCGTGAAAAAATCTGGTATCAATGAATTGCTAGATTTAGCACGCGAACGAGGTATTGTTGTTCAATTTGTGCCGAAAAAGAAAGTTGATCAATTATCGAGTGCTAATCACCAAGGAATCGTTGCTGCTGTTGCTGCATATAAATATGCTGAGCTTGAGGATTTATTTGCAGCAGCGGCAAAAAAACAGGAAGACCCATTTTTCCTAATCTTAGATGAGCTTGAAGACCCACATAATCTAGGGTCTATTATGAGAACGGCTGATGCTATTGGTGTACATGGTATTATTATTCCGAAGCGCCGTTCTGTTAGCTTAACGGCTGTGGTAGCAAAGGCTTCAACAGGTGCTATTGAACATGTTCCTGTTGTGCGTGTAAATAATCTTGCTCAAACAGTTGATGAATTAAAAGAACGAGGTATATGGATTGCTGGTACTGATGCAAAAGGCTCTGTCGACTATCGAAAAATGGATGCAACATTACCATTAGCGATTATTATCGGTAGTGAAGGTAAAGGAATGGGGCGCTTATTAAAAGAGAAGTGTGATTTTTTATATCATTTACCAATGATAGGGCATGTTACATCGTTAAACGCATCAGTAGCTGCCGCACTTTTAATGTATGAAGTGTATCGTAAGCGTCAAGAAGCGAATGAGTAA
- the nusG gene encoding transcription termination/antitermination protein NusG: MEKNWYVVHTYSGYENRVKANLEKRVETMGMQDKIFRVIVPEHEETEMKDGKKRTMMRKVFPGYVLVELIMTDDSWYVVRNTPGVTGFIGSSGGGAKPTPLLPEEADRLLQQMGMTDKVVEVDITVGEAVEVLEGPFAHFQGRVEEIDTEKGKVKVTVDMFGRETIMELDFEQIQKL; the protein is encoded by the coding sequence ATGGAGAAAAATTGGTATGTTGTTCATACGTATTCAGGGTATGAAAACCGTGTAAAGGCAAACCTAGAGAAACGTGTAGAAACAATGGGCATGCAAGACAAAATCTTTCGTGTAATTGTTCCTGAGCATGAGGAAACAGAAATGAAAGATGGGAAAAAACGTACAATGATGCGTAAAGTTTTCCCAGGTTATGTGTTAGTAGAGTTAATTATGACTGATGATTCTTGGTATGTAGTACGTAATACACCAGGTGTAACAGGCTTTATCGGTTCGTCTGGTGGAGGAGCGAAGCCAACACCTTTACTTCCTGAAGAAGCAGATCGTCTATTACAGCAAATGGGTATGACGGATAAGGTTGTAGAAGTGGATATTACTGTTGGTGAGGCTGTTGAAGTATTAGAGGGGCCGTTTGCTCATTTCCAAGGTCGTGTTGAAGAGATTGATACAGAAAAAGGTAAAGTAAAAGTAACAGTCGATATGTTTGGCCGTGAAACAATTATGGAACTAGACTTTGAACAAATTCAAAAATTATAG
- a CDS encoding class I SAM-dependent methyltransferase, with protein MSDHYYTSKPQTESKPRHWTFKLLGHTFSFETDAGVFSKSEVDFGSRVLIDTFQMPNIDGAIFDVGCGYGPIGLSIAKTNPDRTVFMMDINERAVALSQKNAQVNGVQNVRIFVSDGLSMVDKGVKAAAILTNPPIRAGKETIFRFYDGAYDYLVSSGELWVVIQKKQGAPSTVSYLEEKFSEVDVVEKKKGYWIVRAKK; from the coding sequence ATGTCAGATCATTATTATACAAGTAAGCCTCAAACTGAGAGTAAACCTCGTCACTGGACATTCAAGTTACTAGGGCATACGTTTTCGTTTGAAACGGATGCAGGTGTATTTAGTAAAAGCGAAGTAGATTTTGGATCCCGTGTTTTAATTGACACTTTTCAAATGCCTAATATTGATGGTGCAATTTTTGATGTGGGTTGTGGATATGGGCCGATAGGATTATCGATTGCTAAAACAAATCCAGACCGTACCGTTTTTATGATGGATATAAATGAACGTGCAGTTGCGCTTTCGCAAAAAAACGCGCAAGTAAACGGTGTTCAAAATGTGCGAATATTTGTGAGTGACGGCCTATCGATGGTTGATAAAGGTGTAAAAGCTGCAGCTATCTTAACGAATCCACCAATTCGTGCAGGGAAGGAAACAATTTTCCGTTTTTATGATGGAGCCTATGATTATTTAGTGTCATCTGGTGAGCTTTGGGTAGTTATTCAGAAGAAGCAAGGAGCACCATCGACAGTAAGTTACTTAGAAGAAAAATTTTCAGAAGTCGATGTTGTGGAGAAGAAAAAAGGGTACTGGATAGTACGTGCAAAAAAATAA
- the rpoB gene encoding DNA-directed RNA polymerase subunit beta, producing MNELTGQLVQYGQHRQRRSFARIKEVLELPNLIEIQTASYEWFLEEGLREMFRDISPIEDFTGNLSLEFIDYSLGEPKYDVDECKERDVTYAAPLRVKVRLYNKETDEVKEQDVFMGDFPLMTETGTFIINGAERVIVSQLVRSPSVYFHDKTDKNGKKGFGATVIPNRGAWLEYETDAKDVVYVRIDRTRKLPVTVLLRALGFGSDQEIINIIGDNEYLRNTLEKDNSESTEKALLEIYERLRPGEPPTVESAKSLLYSRFFDAKRYDLANVGRYKMNKKLHIKNRLFNQTIAETLVDPETGEILVEKGTVLDRRTLDKILPYLEDASKGIGYRTLSQVGGVLEDDVTIQSIKIYAPNDEAQKEINIIGNAYIDEEVKNITPADVLASVSYFFNLLYHVGSTDDIDHLGNRRLRSVGELLQNQFRIGLSRMERVVRERMSINDTASIVPQQLINIRPVIASIKEFFGSSQLSQFMDQTNPLAELTHKRRLSALGPGGLTRERAGFEVRDVHYSHYGRMCPIETPEGPNIGLINSLSSFAKVNKFGFIETPYRRIDHETGKVTDQIDYLTADEEDNYYVAQANSPLNPDGTFANDEVVGRFRGDNTVFNKAQMDYMDVSPKQVVSAATACIPFLENDDSNRALMGANMQRQAVPLLNPEAPFVGTGMEHVDARDSGAAVVAKYEGIVEHVEARSIHVRRIEVVDGKEVKGDLTKYKLQKFIRSNQGTSYNQRPLVKVGERVKPRDILADGPSMEKGELALGRNVLVAFMTWNGFNYEDAVIMSERLVKDDVYTSVHIEEYESESRDTKLGPEEITRDIPNVGEDALRNLDERGIIRIGAEVRDGDILVGKVTPKGVTELTAEERLLHAIFGEKAREVRDTSLRVPHGAGGIILDVKVFNREDGDELPPGVNQLVRVYIVQKRKIRVGDKMAGRHGNKGVISRILPEEDMPFMPDGTPVDIMLNPLGVPSRMNIGQVLELHLGMASRYLGVHMATPVFDGANEEDVWETMEEAGMNRDGKTILYDGRSGEPFDNRVSVGVMYMIKLAHMVDDKLHARSTGPYSLVTQQPLGGKAQFGGQRFGEMEVWALEAYGAAYTLQEILTVKSDDVVGRVKTYEAIVKGESVPEPGVPESFKVLIKELQSLGMDVKMLTVNDEEVELRDLDEEEDLQPADALNIAPQPDTEEEPVESFE from the coding sequence GTGAATGAGTTGACAGGTCAACTAGTTCAGTACGGACAACACCGCCAGCGTAGAAGCTTTGCGCGTATTAAAGAGGTGCTTGAGCTTCCAAATCTGATTGAGATTCAAACGGCGTCTTACGAGTGGTTCCTTGAAGAAGGTTTACGTGAAATGTTCCGTGACATTTCGCCGATCGAGGACTTTACAGGTAATCTTTCATTAGAATTCATCGATTATTCATTAGGTGAGCCTAAATATGATGTCGATGAATGTAAAGAGCGAGATGTTACTTACGCAGCTCCATTACGTGTGAAAGTGCGTCTTTATAACAAAGAAACAGACGAAGTGAAAGAACAAGATGTCTTTATGGGTGATTTCCCATTAATGACAGAAACGGGTACGTTCATTATTAACGGTGCTGAACGTGTTATTGTTTCACAATTAGTTCGTTCACCGAGTGTATATTTCCATGATAAAACTGATAAAAACGGTAAAAAAGGTTTTGGTGCTACAGTTATTCCAAACCGTGGTGCATGGCTGGAGTATGAAACTGATGCTAAGGATGTAGTGTATGTACGTATTGATCGTACACGTAAGCTACCTGTAACAGTGTTACTTCGTGCATTAGGCTTTGGCTCAGACCAAGAGATTATCAATATTATTGGTGATAACGAATATTTACGTAATACGTTAGAAAAGGATAACTCTGAAAGTACAGAAAAAGCACTTTTAGAAATTTATGAGCGTTTACGTCCAGGTGAGCCACCAACAGTTGAAAGTGCGAAGAGCTTATTATACTCTCGTTTCTTCGATGCAAAACGCTATGATTTAGCGAATGTTGGTCGCTACAAAATGAACAAAAAGCTTCACATTAAAAATCGTTTATTCAACCAAACGATTGCTGAAACGCTTGTAGACCCAGAAACAGGCGAAATTTTAGTAGAGAAAGGTACAGTGCTTGACCGCCGTACTTTAGATAAAATTCTACCTTACCTTGAAGATGCGTCAAAAGGTATTGGTTACCGTACTTTATCGCAAGTTGGTGGAGTGCTTGAGGATGATGTAACCATCCAATCTATTAAGATTTATGCACCAAATGATGAAGCACAAAAAGAAATTAACATTATTGGCAATGCGTACATTGATGAAGAAGTGAAGAATATTACACCTGCCGATGTTTTAGCTTCAGTAAGCTATTTCTTCAACTTACTTTACCATGTAGGTTCAACAGATGATATTGACCATTTAGGTAACCGCCGTCTACGCTCTGTTGGTGAGTTATTACAAAACCAATTCCGTATCGGGCTATCTCGTATGGAACGTGTAGTACGTGAGCGTATGTCTATTAACGATACAGCATCTATTGTGCCACAACAATTGATTAATATTCGTCCTGTAATTGCGTCAATTAAAGAGTTCTTTGGCAGCTCTCAATTATCACAATTCATGGACCAAACAAACCCATTAGCAGAGCTAACACATAAACGTCGTTTATCTGCTTTAGGACCTGGTGGCTTAACACGTGAGCGTGCTGGCTTCGAAGTACGTGATGTTCACTATTCTCACTACGGTCGTATGTGTCCAATTGAAACGCCAGAGGGACCGAACATTGGTTTAATTAACTCATTATCTTCATTCGCAAAAGTAAATAAATTTGGATTTATTGAAACGCCTTATCGTCGTATTGACCACGAAACAGGCAAAGTAACAGATCAAATTGATTACTTAACAGCTGACGAAGAAGATAATTACTATGTAGCACAAGCAAACTCACCATTAAATCCAGATGGTACATTTGCAAATGATGAAGTAGTAGGCCGTTTCCGTGGAGATAACACAGTATTCAATAAAGCTCAAATGGACTATATGGACGTTTCTCCTAAACAAGTAGTTTCTGCAGCGACTGCATGTATTCCATTCTTAGAAAATGATGACTCTAACCGTGCACTTATGGGTGCCAACATGCAACGTCAAGCAGTTCCACTTCTTAACCCTGAAGCACCTTTTGTTGGTACAGGTATGGAGCATGTTGATGCACGTGACTCAGGTGCGGCTGTAGTAGCGAAGTATGAAGGAATTGTTGAGCATGTTGAAGCTCGCTCTATTCATGTTCGTCGCATTGAAGTTGTGGATGGTAAAGAGGTTAAAGGCGATTTAACAAAATACAAATTACAGAAATTCATTCGTTCTAACCAAGGTACTTCATATAACCAACGCCCACTTGTAAAAGTTGGTGAGCGTGTGAAGCCTCGTGATATTTTAGCAGACGGTCCATCAATGGAAAAAGGTGAGCTAGCTCTTGGACGTAACGTTTTAGTTGCATTCATGACTTGGAACGGCTTTAACTATGAGGATGCTGTTATCATGAGTGAGCGCCTTGTAAAAGATGATGTTTATACATCTGTTCATATTGAAGAATATGAGTCTGAATCTCGTGATACAAAGCTAGGGCCTGAGGAAATCACTCGCGATATTCCAAACGTTGGGGAAGATGCACTTCGCAACTTAGACGAACGTGGTATTATCCGCATTGGTGCGGAAGTACGTGATGGCGATATTCTAGTAGGTAAAGTAACACCTAAAGGGGTTACAGAATTAACAGCTGAGGAGCGCTTACTACACGCAATCTTTGGTGAAAAGGCTCGTGAGGTTCGTGATACTTCATTACGTGTACCACACGGTGCTGGCGGTATTATTCTAGACGTCAAAGTATTTAACCGTGAAGATGGCGATGAATTGCCACCGGGTGTTAACCAATTAGTTCGCGTTTATATTGTTCAAAAGCGTAAAATTCGTGTTGGGGACAAAATGGCTGGACGTCATGGTAACAAAGGGGTTATTTCTCGTATCTTACCGGAAGAGGATATGCCATTTATGCCAGATGGCACGCCTGTTGATATTATGTTAAATCCACTAGGTGTACCTTCTCGTATGAATATCGGACAAGTTTTAGAGTTACATTTAGGTATGGCTTCTCGTTACCTAGGCGTTCATATGGCAACACCAGTATTTGATGGTGCTAATGAAGAAGATGTTTGGGAAACAATGGAAGAAGCAGGGATGAACCGTGATGGTAAAACAATCCTGTACGATGGACGCTCTGGTGAGCCATTTGATAACCGTGTATCTGTAGGTGTCATGTATATGATCAAACTTGCGCATATGGTTGATGATAAGCTACATGCACGTTCAACTGGTCCATACTCACTAGTTACGCAACAACCACTTGGTGGTAAAGCGCAATTTGGTGGACAACGTTTTGGTGAGATGGAGGTATGGGCACTTGAAGCATATGGTGCTGCTTATACACTTCAAGAAATCTTAACAGTTAAATCCGATGACGTTGTTGGTCGTGTAAAAACATATGAAGCCATCGTCAAAGGTGAAAGTGTACCAGAGCCAGGTGTTCCAGAATCCTTCAAAGTATTGATTAAAGAACTTCAATCTCTTGGTATGGATGTTAAGATGTTAACAGTTAATGATGAAGAGGTAGAGCTTCGCGATTTAGATGAAGAAGAAGATCTTCAACCTGCTGATGCACTTAATATTGCACCACAGCCAGATACAGAAGAAGAGCCAGTAGAGTCTTTTGAATAA
- the rplJ gene encoding 50S ribosomal protein L10, with product MSKAIENKQVQVQEITEKFQNASSVVVVDYRGLNVAQVTELRKQLREAGVEFKVYKNTLTRRAAEAAGLEGINEVLVGPNAIAFSNEDVIAPAKIINEFAKKNEALEIKAGIIEGTVSSVEDVKALAELPSREGLLSMLLSVLQAPVRNFALATKAVAEQKEEQGA from the coding sequence ATGAGCAAAGCAATCGAAAACAAACAAGTACAAGTTCAAGAGATTACTGAGAAATTCCAAAACGCTTCTTCTGTAGTAGTTGTGGATTACCGTGGTCTTAATGTTGCACAAGTAACTGAGCTTCGTAAACAACTTCGTGAAGCTGGCGTTGAGTTCAAAGTTTACAAAAATACTTTAACTCGTCGTGCTGCTGAAGCTGCTGGTCTTGAAGGAATCAATGAAGTATTAGTTGGTCCTAACGCAATTGCGTTCTCAAACGAAGATGTTATAGCGCCTGCTAAAATCATCAACGAGTTCGCTAAGAAAAACGAAGCTTTAGAAATTAAAGCTGGTATTATTGAAGGTACGGTTTCTTCTGTTGAAGATGTTAAAGCACTTGCAGAACTTCCATCACGCGAAGGTCTACTTTCTATGCTTTTATCTGTACTTCAAGCTCCTGTGCGTAACTTCGCACTTGCAACAAAAGCTGTTGCAGAACAAAAAGAAGAGCAAGGTGCGTAA
- a CDS encoding Mini-ribonuclease 3, with amino-acid sequence MDKLRNEDIKQLNALALAYMGDAVLEQKVREHLLRSGRVKPNTLHREATHYVSAKAQSMVVHRMMDENYLTEEELAVFRRGRNAKSGSVPKNTDVQTYRNSSGFEAILGNLYLLNELERVYEIIAYAIQIVEESKGVLK; translated from the coding sequence TTGGATAAACTTCGTAATGAAGATATTAAGCAATTAAATGCACTGGCATTAGCCTATATGGGTGATGCCGTATTGGAGCAGAAGGTACGCGAACATTTGCTACGCTCAGGTCGAGTTAAACCAAATACGCTTCATCGAGAAGCGACTCACTATGTATCAGCAAAAGCACAGTCTATGGTTGTTCATCGTATGATGGATGAAAATTATTTAACAGAGGAGGAGTTGGCTGTGTTCCGCCGTGGACGCAATGCTAAGTCCGGCTCTGTCCCAAAAAATACAGATGTTCAAACTTATCGTAATAGCTCAGGCTTTGAGGCGATACTTGGGAATTTATATTTATTAAATGAACTAGAACGCGTTTATGAAATTATTGCATACGCTATTCAAATAGTCGAGGAATCGAAAGGAGTGTTGAAATAA
- the rplK gene encoding 50S ribosomal protein L11, which produces MAKKVIKVVKLQIPAGKANPAPPVGPALGQAGVNIMGFCKEFNARTADQAGLIIPVEISVFEDRSFTFITKTPPAAVLLKVAAGIQSGSGEPNRKKVATVKRDKVREIAETKMPDLNAASVEAAMLMVEGTARSMGIVIED; this is translated from the coding sequence GTGGCTAAAAAAGTTATTAAAGTTGTAAAACTTCAAATCCCTGCTGGTAAAGCTAACCCAGCTCCACCGGTTGGTCCTGCACTAGGTCAAGCGGGTGTGAACATCATGGGATTCTGTAAAGAATTTAACGCACGTACTGCTGATCAAGCTGGTCTTATTATTCCAGTTGAAATTTCAGTATTTGAAGATCGTTCTTTCACTTTCATTACAAAAACTCCACCTGCAGCAGTTCTACTTAAAGTAGCGGCTGGTATCCAATCTGGATCAGGTGAACCAAACCGTAAAAAAGTGGCAACGGTTAAACGTGACAAAGTTCGCGAAATCGCTGAAACTAAAATGCCAGACCTTAACGCTGCTTCAGTGGAAGCTGCTATGTTAATGGTTGAAGGTACTGCACGAAGCATGGGTATTGTTATCGAAGACTAA
- the rpmG gene encoding 50S ribosomal protein L33 has translation MAKKVVLNCEKCGSRNYTFQAKEGSTIRLELKKFCTHCNKHTVHKQTL, from the coding sequence ATGGCAAAAAAAGTCGTGCTAAATTGTGAAAAATGCGGATCAAGAAATTATACATTTCAGGCTAAAGAAGGTTCCACTATACGCCTTGAATTAAAGAAATTTTGTACGCATTGCAATAAACATACAGTGCATAAACAAACACTATAA
- the rplL gene encoding 50S ribosomal protein L7/L12, protein MNKEQILEAIKAMTVLELNDLVKAIEEEFGVTAAAPVAVVAGGAAGGAEEKSEFDVVLASAGAEKIKVIKVVREITGLGLKEAKEVVDNAPKALKEGISKDEAEEIKAKLEEVGASVEVK, encoded by the coding sequence ATGAATAAAGAGCAAATCTTAGAAGCTATCAAAGCTATGACAGTTCTTGAATTAAACGATTTAGTAAAAGCTATCGAAGAAGAATTCGGTGTAACAGCTGCAGCTCCTGTAGCAGTAGTTGCTGGCGGTGCTGCTGGCGGCGCTGAAGAAAAATCAGAGTTCGACGTAGTATTAGCATCTGCTGGTGCAGAAAAAATTAAAGTAATCAAAGTGGTTCGTGAAATCACTGGTTTAGGTCTTAAAGAAGCTAAAGAAGTTGTAGATAACGCTCCTAAAGCTCTTAAAGAAGGTATTTCTAAAGATGAAGCTGAAGAAATCAAAGCTAAGCTTGAAGAAGTTGGCGCATCTGTAGAAGTTAAGTAA
- the sigH gene encoding RNA polymerase sporulation sigma factor SigH, giving the protein MFKNSIVQVTQDFERFNDEELIEMVHQGNTDALDYLITKYRLLVRAKARSYFLIGADKEDIVQEGMIGLYKAIRDFKGDKLASFRAFAELCITRQIITAIKTATRQKHIPLNSYISLDKPIFDEESDRTLMDVLTGAIMDDPEELMIHREEFGYLEEKMSEILSELELQVLALYLDGQSYHEISAKLNRHVKSIDNALQRVKRKLERHLVLEEMF; this is encoded by the coding sequence ATGTTTAAAAATAGCATTGTACAAGTGACACAAGATTTTGAACGATTCAATGATGAAGAACTTATTGAAATGGTGCATCAAGGTAATACAGATGCGTTGGATTACTTAATTACAAAATACCGTCTGTTAGTAAGAGCAAAAGCAAGGTCCTATTTCTTAATCGGAGCAGATAAGGAAGATATTGTACAGGAGGGCATGATCGGTTTATATAAAGCAATTCGTGATTTTAAGGGAGATAAGCTGGCGTCCTTTAGAGCTTTTGCAGAGCTATGTATTACAAGACAAATTATTACAGCTATTAAAACAGCGACTAGACAAAAGCATATACCACTTAATTCCTATATCTCCTTAGACAAGCCTATATTTGATGAAGAGTCTGATCGAACGCTAATGGATGTATTAACAGGCGCTATTATGGATGATCCAGAAGAATTAATGATTCATAGAGAAGAGTTTGGGTACTTAGAAGAAAAGATGAGTGAAATTTTAAGTGAATTAGAGCTCCAAGTTTTAGCCTTATATCTAGATGGTCAATCCTATCATGAAATTTCTGCAAAACTAAATCGTCATGTGAAATCTATCGATAATGCATTGCAGCGGGTAAAGCGGAAATTAGAACGACATTTAGTTCTTGAAGAAATGTTTTAG
- a CDS encoding NYN domain-containing protein, whose amino-acid sequence MKNILLVDGYNMIGSWKELRPLRDANFEDARRRLIELMAEYKAAMGWRVIVVFDAHLVPGIEQSYIENDVEVIYTRKNETADERIEKMTQELKARNVQIHVATSDMAEQSVIFGNGALRKSARELEIETNIIQHKISHDVKRKHESKPPSRIELKPDVALAFEKWRRGLK is encoded by the coding sequence ATGAAAAACATTTTGCTTGTTGATGGCTATAATATGATTGGGTCTTGGAAAGAATTACGACCATTGCGTGATGCTAATTTTGAGGATGCGCGTAGAAGGTTGATTGAACTGATGGCTGAATATAAAGCAGCTATGGGTTGGCGTGTAATTGTTGTTTTTGATGCACATCTTGTACCAGGCATTGAGCAATCTTATATAGAAAATGATGTAGAAGTCATTTATACTCGAAAAAACGAAACAGCAGATGAGCGCATTGAAAAAATGACACAAGAACTAAAAGCAAGAAATGTCCAAATTCATGTAGCGACATCTGATATGGCAGAGCAAAGTGTGATTTTTGGTAATGGTGCTCTACGAAAGTCAGCTAGAGAGCTAGAAATTGAAACAAATATTATTCAACATAAAATTTCGCATGATGTAAAGCGTAAACATGAAAGCAAGCCACCTTCTCGCATTGAATTAAAGCCAGATGTTGCATTAGCTTTTGAAAAATGGCGAAGAGGTTTGAAATGA
- the secE gene encoding preprotein translocase subunit SecE: MGKIKGFLSSVMSEMRKTSWPKSKELTKYTVVVISTVVIMALFFVLVDLGISSLFRWYLDL; the protein is encoded by the coding sequence ATGGGCAAGATCAAAGGCTTTTTAAGCAGTGTAATGTCAGAAATGCGCAAAACAAGCTGGCCAAAAAGTAAAGAGCTAACGAAATATACAGTCGTTGTAATTTCAACTGTTGTCATTATGGCTCTGTTTTTTGTGCTAGTTGACCTAGGTATTTCATCATTATTCCGCTGGTACTTAGATTTATAA
- the rplA gene encoding 50S ribosomal protein L1, whose translation MAKKGKKLQDAAKLIDRNALYGAQEAIELAQKTSTVNFDATVEVAFRLGIDTRKNDQQIRGAVVLPNGTGKTQRVLVFAKGEKLKEAEAAGADYVGDAEYIQKIQQGWFDFDVIVATPDMMGEVGKLGRVLGPKGLMPNPKTGTVTFDVTKAIEEIKAGKVEYRADKAGIIHAPIGKVSFPAEKLVENFLAVFDVVQKAKPAAAKGTYMKSVNITTTMGPAVKVDAANVVVK comes from the coding sequence ATGGCTAAAAAAGGTAAAAAACTGCAAGATGCAGCAAAATTAATTGATCGTAATGCACTATATGGTGCACAAGAAGCAATCGAACTTGCTCAAAAAACTAGCACAGTAAACTTTGACGCTACTGTAGAAGTTGCTTTCCGTTTAGGTATTGATACTCGTAAAAACGACCAACAAATCCGTGGTGCAGTAGTGCTACCAAACGGTACTGGTAAAACTCAACGCGTATTAGTATTCGCAAAAGGTGAAAAACTTAAAGAAGCAGAAGCAGCTGGTGCTGATTATGTAGGCGATGCAGAATACATCCAAAAAATCCAACAAGGTTGGTTCGATTTCGATGTAATCGTAGCAACTCCTGACATGATGGGTGAAGTTGGTAAACTTGGTCGTGTATTAGGACCTAAAGGTTTAATGCCAAACCCTAAAACTGGCACAGTTACTTTTGATGTAACAAAAGCTATCGAAGAAATCAAAGCTGGTAAAGTAGAATACCGTGCTGATAAAGCTGGTATCATCCACGCTCCTATCGGTAAAGTTTCTTTCCCAGCAGAAAAATTAGTAGAGAACTTCTTAGCTGTTTTTGATGTAGTACAAAAAGCAAAACCTGCAGCAGCTAAAGGTACTTACATGAAATCTGTAAATATTACAACTACAATGGGCCCAGCTGTTAAAGTTGACGCTGCTAACGTAGTAGTAAAATAA